Proteins found in one Maridesulfovibrio sp. genomic segment:
- a CDS encoding secondary thiamine-phosphate synthase enzyme YjbQ, translating to MNTIQINTGSREEMVDITDSVRRMIKENDWQSGALLLYCPHTTGAITVNEGADPDVVRDITVNMRKLVPHHGDYKHLEGNSDAHIKTSMFGPDQMLIVENSEVMLGTWQRIFFCEFDGPRNRKLWAQFMPS from the coding sequence ATGAATACAATACAGATTAATACCGGAAGCCGGGAAGAAATGGTCGATATAACTGACTCTGTTCGCCGGATGATCAAAGAAAACGACTGGCAATCCGGCGCCCTGCTGCTCTACTGCCCGCACACAACCGGAGCGATAACGGTCAATGAAGGCGCAGACCCGGATGTTGTACGTGACATTACCGTCAACATGCGCAAACTGGTCCCCCATCACGGAGATTACAAACATCTGGAAGGCAACTCCGATGCACACATAAAAACAAGTATGTTCGGTCCTGATCAGATGCTCATTGTGGAAAACTCCGAAGTCATGCTAGGCACATGGCAACGGATATTTTTCTGTGAATTTGACGGTCCGCGCAACCGGAAACTCTGGGCGCAGTTTATGCCGTCCTAG
- the amrA gene encoding AmmeMemoRadiSam system protein A has translation MSDNFSFALTQEEKDYLKSLVRQSILCRLNRQEESTPEPVTDHLREEYGAFVTLTKNGQLRGCIGNVQGNGPLYKTIWKMARSAAFEDPRFPPLNPSEFDEIEIEISILSPLDICKDVEQIIIGRHGLIMQRGMQSGLLLPQVAVDWKWDREQFLAQTCQKAGMEPTAWKDPETNIFWFEAEVF, from the coding sequence ATGTCAGATAATTTCAGCTTCGCCCTTACTCAAGAAGAAAAAGACTATCTCAAAAGTCTAGTCCGCCAAAGCATTCTTTGTCGGCTGAACAGGCAGGAGGAGTCCACCCCCGAACCTGTTACCGACCACCTTCGTGAAGAATACGGGGCCTTTGTTACTTTGACCAAAAACGGGCAGTTACGTGGATGTATCGGAAACGTGCAGGGAAACGGCCCGCTCTATAAAACCATCTGGAAGATGGCCCGCTCCGCAGCTTTTGAAGACCCTCGTTTTCCTCCGCTGAACCCTTCAGAATTTGATGAGATTGAAATCGAAATATCCATCCTCAGCCCTCTCGATATCTGTAAAGATGTGGAGCAGATCATTATTGGGAGGCATGGGCTCATAATGCAGCGCGGAATGCAATCCGGCCTGTTGCTGCCGCAAGTTGCTGTGGACTGGAAATGGGATCGCGAACAATTCCTCGCCCAGACATGCCAGAAAGCCGGCATGGAACCGACTGCATGGAAGGACCCGGAAACCAATATTTTCTGGTTTGAGGCAGAAGTATTCTGA
- the purN gene encoding phosphoribosylglycinamide formyltransferase: MSLPIAVLISGGGSNLQSIIEKMEDNILDVDIRMVLSNKADAYGLKRAEAYGIPTSVLNHKDFGSREEFDAEMVRVLKEAGVEAVVMAGFMRIITPVFLNAFPGKIINIHPAILPSFPGVDGQSEAAEYGVQLAGCTVHFVNEKMDNGAVIIQAAVPAYPGEKEDDLRERILKQEHRILPQAIQWLAKERLTIENRFVKLAEADVAAAERDVFSLVNPPLEKGF; encoded by the coding sequence ATGAGTCTTCCTATTGCTGTATTAATTTCTGGTGGTGGATCTAATCTGCAATCCATTATTGAAAAAATGGAAGATAACATCCTTGACGTGGACATCAGGATGGTTCTTTCAAATAAAGCTGATGCTTATGGTCTGAAGCGGGCTGAAGCCTACGGCATTCCAACATCTGTTCTGAACCATAAGGATTTCGGCTCCCGTGAGGAATTTGACGCGGAGATGGTGCGGGTTCTGAAAGAAGCCGGAGTAGAAGCTGTTGTTATGGCCGGGTTCATGCGTATCATTACCCCGGTATTTTTGAACGCTTTCCCCGGTAAAATCATTAATATTCATCCCGCGATCCTGCCTAGCTTTCCCGGCGTTGACGGGCAGAGTGAGGCCGCAGAATACGGAGTGCAACTGGCCGGCTGCACAGTCCATTTTGTTAATGAAAAAATGGACAACGGCGCAGTGATTATTCAGGCTGCCGTTCCCGCTTATCCCGGCGAAAAAGAGGACGATCTACGCGAACGCATTCTCAAGCAGGAGCACCGCATTCTGCCTCAGGCTATCCAGTGGCTGGCCAAGGAAAGACTGACCATTGAGAACCGTTTTGTGAAGCTTGCAGAGGCTGATGTGGCTGCTGCCGAGCGCGATGTTTTCAGTCTGGTTAATCCTCCGCTGGAGAAAGGCTTTTAA
- the cobA gene encoding uroporphyrinogen-III C-methyltransferase: MGLVYLIGAGPGDPGLLTVKAKEVLETADVLIYDYLANIEFLNYCKADCEILYVGKKGGDHTLPQDKINELIVEKANEGKVIARLKGGDPYVFGRGGEEAEELVEAGIDFEVIPGITAGVAAPAYAGIPVTHRDFTTSVCFITGHEDPTKEKTGHNWAVYAKSTSTLVFYMGVKNLPMIAENLIKNGRDPETPVALVRWGTRCNQQSFVSTLENVAEEAKERKFKAPSIIVVGGVCSLHDKLAWFEKRPLLGKGVVVTRAREQSSGLVSTLGKLGACVHEFPTINIEPVADYAPVQSEIKALSNWDWLIFTSVNGVKHFFNQLDEAGLDARAFAGIEIAAIGPATADALVAKGIKPDFVPEKYVAESVVAGLLEKGVKGKKVLIPRAKIAREVLPEELRKAGAEVKILPVYETGLSENDPGPIAEALESGKIDYLTFTSSSTVENFFNLIEPEVFHKYKDSVKIACIGPITAKTLEGFGYEPDIQPEDYTIPALVDVLVQEVSE; this comes from the coding sequence ATGGGTTTGGTTTATCTGATTGGTGCGGGTCCCGGTGATCCGGGCCTGCTGACTGTTAAGGCCAAGGAAGTTCTGGAAACTGCGGATGTCCTTATCTACGACTATCTGGCGAACATCGAATTTCTGAATTACTGCAAAGCGGATTGCGAAATCCTCTATGTAGGTAAAAAAGGCGGCGATCACACCCTGCCGCAGGATAAAATCAACGAACTGATCGTTGAAAAAGCCAACGAAGGCAAAGTTATTGCCCGCCTTAAGGGCGGCGATCCTTATGTTTTCGGCCGCGGCGGTGAAGAAGCTGAAGAGCTGGTTGAAGCCGGAATCGATTTTGAAGTCATTCCCGGTATCACCGCTGGTGTTGCCGCTCCCGCGTACGCCGGTATTCCGGTTACCCATCGCGATTTCACCACATCCGTATGCTTCATCACCGGACACGAAGATCCCACCAAGGAAAAAACCGGTCATAACTGGGCGGTTTATGCCAAATCCACCAGTACTCTCGTTTTCTATATGGGCGTGAAAAATCTGCCCATGATCGCGGAGAACCTGATCAAGAACGGACGTGATCCCGAAACCCCGGTAGCGCTTGTGCGCTGGGGAACCCGCTGTAACCAGCAGTCTTTCGTTTCTACCCTTGAAAATGTCGCCGAGGAAGCTAAAGAGCGTAAGTTCAAGGCTCCCTCCATCATCGTAGTGGGCGGCGTCTGCTCCCTGCATGATAAGCTGGCATGGTTTGAAAAACGTCCTCTGCTCGGCAAGGGGGTTGTTGTAACCCGTGCCCGTGAACAGTCCAGCGGACTTGTTTCCACACTTGGCAAACTCGGCGCATGTGTCCACGAATTCCCGACCATCAACATCGAGCCTGTCGCTGATTATGCTCCGGTGCAGAGTGAAATTAAAGCCCTCTCAAACTGGGATTGGCTGATTTTCACTTCCGTTAACGGCGTGAAACATTTTTTTAATCAGCTTGATGAAGCCGGTCTCGATGCCCGCGCGTTTGCCGGAATCGAAATTGCTGCTATTGGCCCCGCAACAGCTGACGCACTCGTAGCCAAGGGCATTAAGCCCGACTTTGTGCCTGAAAAGTACGTTGCGGAGAGTGTTGTCGCCGGGTTGCTTGAAAAGGGCGTTAAAGGCAAGAAGGTGCTTATTCCCCGCGCCAAAATAGCCCGTGAAGTGCTGCCCGAAGAACTGCGTAAGGCCGGAGCAGAAGTTAAGATCCTGCCCGTCTACGAGACCGGACTGTCCGAGAATGATCCCGGTCCCATTGCCGAGGCCCTTGAATCCGGCAAGATCGATTACCTGACTTTCACCAGCTCCAGCACAGTTGAGAACTTCTTCAATCTGATTGAGCCGGAAGTTTTCCACAAATACAAAGACAGTGTGAAAATAGCCTGTATCGGGCCTATCACCGCTAAGACCCTCGAAGGGTTCGGTTATGAGCCGGACATTCAGCCCGAGGATTACACCATTCCCGCACTGGTTGATGTTCTGGTGCAGGAAGTTTCTGAATAG
- a CDS encoding valine--tRNA ligase codes for MAESNLPKGYEPWDVEKKWLDHWEENKTFTPDPEADGDPYSIVIPPPNVTGVLHMGHALNLTLQDILCRYQRQQGKNVLWVPGTDHAGIATQNVVERQLKAEGKTRDDLGREKFIERVWEWKKEKGDHILKQIRRMGASVDWDRECFTFDEQRAKAVRKVFVQLYEEGLIYKGNYIINWCNRCHTALADDEVEHSPKPGHFYNIKYKLSDGSGELIIATTRPETMLGDTAICVNPEDDRFNHLIGKTAILPLIGRELPIIGDSYVDMEFGTGALKVTPAHDMNDWELGRKHNLEVLAVFDEDGNINENAPEKYRGMFKDDARDVIVEDLKAEGYLISIDDHEHSVGECYRCKSVIEPHVSEQWFVAMKPLAEKARAAVPAETQIFPSNWEKVYYEWLDNIRDWCISRQIWWGHRIPAWTCEECGELIVAMDDPTECTKCGSSKLTQEEDVLDTWFSSALWPFSTLGWPDETPELAKYYPTSVLITGFDILFFWVARMMMMGIHFQDQIPFHHVYIHALVRDEHGKKMSKSTGNVIDPLEMSDKYGTDALRFTLTSFAAMGRDIKLSEQRIEGYRHFVNKIWNSARFALMNLDGKKPEASLEDATGLANAWILHRLEEVKDTMSEAVEAYRFNEVAQTMYKFIWNEFCDWYLEMIKPDLYSDDASRKDATLKVLWTVLSETMVLLHPVMPFVTQEIWSVLPGIENGDIATEAYPEKRDNCRNAAAVEQMELFQGIVSAVRNIRTELLIAPSKKLELIVRTANEETTALINDNAELIKALARLDSVSAGSDVEGPSASGTAVVQGNELFVPLAGAVDFESEIARLDKEFAKLDKDLVVIEKKLSNKGFVSNAPAAVVEKEKAKLEEINDKKAKLTELKDRLVSVME; via the coding sequence ATGGCCGAATCAAACCTCCCCAAAGGCTATGAACCTTGGGATGTAGAAAAAAAGTGGCTTGATCACTGGGAAGAAAATAAAACTTTCACCCCCGACCCCGAAGCTGACGGCGATCCCTACTCCATTGTGATTCCACCGCCTAATGTCACTGGTGTACTGCACATGGGCCATGCTCTGAATCTCACCCTACAGGACATCCTGTGCCGTTACCAGCGCCAGCAGGGCAAGAATGTTCTTTGGGTTCCGGGCACTGACCATGCGGGAATCGCTACCCAGAATGTTGTTGAGCGCCAGCTTAAGGCTGAAGGCAAAACCCGTGACGATCTGGGTCGCGAGAAATTTATCGAGCGTGTCTGGGAATGGAAAAAAGAAAAGGGTGATCATATCCTCAAGCAGATTCGCCGCATGGGCGCATCTGTTGACTGGGACCGCGAATGCTTCACCTTCGATGAACAGCGCGCCAAGGCCGTGCGTAAGGTTTTTGTACAACTTTACGAAGAGGGCCTTATCTACAAGGGCAATTACATCATCAACTGGTGTAATCGCTGCCACACCGCTCTTGCTGACGATGAAGTGGAACATTCCCCCAAACCGGGACATTTCTACAACATTAAATATAAACTTTCCGACGGTTCCGGCGAGCTGATTATCGCCACCACCCGTCCCGAAACCATGCTTGGCGATACCGCCATCTGCGTCAACCCCGAAGATGACCGCTTCAACCACCTTATCGGCAAGACAGCTATCCTGCCGCTTATCGGTCGCGAGCTGCCCATCATCGGAGACTCTTACGTAGATATGGAATTCGGTACCGGCGCCCTGAAAGTGACCCCGGCCCACGACATGAATGACTGGGAACTCGGCCGCAAGCACAATCTTGAAGTGCTGGCTGTTTTTGACGAAGACGGCAACATCAACGAAAATGCTCCTGAAAAATACCGGGGCATGTTCAAGGATGATGCGCGTGATGTTATCGTCGAGGACCTCAAGGCTGAAGGCTATCTCATTTCCATTGACGATCACGAACATTCCGTAGGTGAATGTTACCGCTGTAAATCCGTCATCGAACCTCATGTTTCCGAACAGTGGTTCGTAGCCATGAAGCCGCTGGCTGAAAAGGCCCGCGCCGCTGTTCCTGCCGAAACACAGATTTTCCCTTCCAATTGGGAAAAGGTCTACTACGAATGGCTGGATAACATCCGCGACTGGTGTATCTCCCGTCAGATCTGGTGGGGACACCGTATCCCGGCATGGACCTGTGAAGAGTGCGGCGAACTCATCGTTGCAATGGATGATCCTACTGAATGCACCAAGTGCGGATCTTCCAAGCTTACACAGGAAGAAGACGTACTTGATACATGGTTCTCTTCCGCTCTCTGGCCTTTCTCCACGCTTGGATGGCCTGATGAAACACCGGAACTGGCCAAGTACTATCCCACTTCCGTGCTGATTACCGGATTCGATATCCTCTTCTTCTGGGTTGCACGCATGATGATGATGGGGATTCATTTTCAGGATCAGATTCCTTTTCACCATGTTTATATTCACGCCCTTGTGCGCGATGAGCACGGGAAAAAGATGTCCAAGTCCACCGGTAACGTAATTGACCCGCTGGAAATGTCCGACAAGTACGGTACTGACGCTCTGCGTTTTACCCTGACTTCTTTTGCCGCGATGGGACGTGATATCAAACTTTCCGAGCAGCGCATTGAAGGTTACCGCCATTTTGTGAACAAAATCTGGAACTCCGCACGGTTCGCTCTTATGAACCTTGACGGCAAAAAGCCGGAAGCTTCACTCGAAGATGCAACCGGTCTCGCAAACGCATGGATTCTGCATCGCCTCGAAGAAGTGAAAGATACCATGAGCGAAGCAGTGGAAGCCTACCGCTTCAATGAAGTGGCCCAGACCATGTATAAGTTCATCTGGAACGAATTCTGTGACTGGTATCTCGAAATGATCAAACCGGACCTCTACAGTGATGACGCTTCCCGTAAAGATGCGACTCTGAAAGTGCTCTGGACTGTTCTTTCAGAAACCATGGTCCTGCTGCATCCGGTGATGCCTTTTGTCACTCAGGAAATCTGGTCCGTACTTCCCGGTATCGAGAACGGTGATATCGCCACTGAAGCCTACCCTGAAAAACGTGACAACTGCCGCAACGCAGCCGCAGTTGAACAGATGGAACTGTTTCAGGGAATCGTTTCCGCTGTGCGTAATATCCGTACCGAGCTGCTCATCGCTCCTTCCAAGAAGCTGGAGCTCATCGTACGCACAGCCAATGAAGAAACAACTGCTCTGATCAATGACAACGCCGAGCTGATCAAGGCTCTCGCCCGTCTGGATTCTGTCAGCGCAGGTTCTGATGTGGAAGGACCCAGCGCATCCGGTACCGCTGTTGTGCAGGGGAATGAACTCTTCGTACCTCTGGCCGGCGCAGTTGATTTCGAGTCCGAGATCGCCCGTCTGGATAAGGAATTTGCCAAGCTGGACAAAGATCTTGTTGTGATAGAAAAGAAATTATCCAACAAGGGTTTTGTCAGCAACGCTCCCGCAGCGGTTGTAGAAAAAGAAAAAGCCAAGCTGGAAGAAATTAACGATAAGAAAGCAAAGCTGACCGAGCTTAAAGATAGACTCGTCAGTGTAATGGAATAA
- a CDS encoding sensor domain-containing diguanylate cyclase: MRLQFFPKTISGMIRWYSVFIIGISLIFLTVMLIVFTKSAILQSAQQDLKDQVKSHQTVIAEWFKERQFDVKFLAESDSVRSGNPERIWQMLKIFDETHTDISAAAWVDANGIIINSRNASTSKIDVSDREYFIQGQAGNPHVTKVIIGRSSGKPVVLFSYPVTLKDNSFDGVIILASRLTAIDEMVRNLRFGSTGETYIVNREGYMLTESRFLDELKQSGRVENSAIIEIKTSTKILEAALNGKQPQGAYRDYRGKKVIGASQWVNDGRWLVISEIDYSEVMAPIYSFMLTACAGAALALLILIPFSLRLVRSISIPLKNLDVIARQMTKGIFSCDCADAGIDSPPEEVERLIQGFCAMQNKVESTVQELQRSAITDQLTQLPNRRYLMKEGSRLLNIAIRAGQPCSIMILDIDRFKNINDTYGHNVGDIVLRQMSKTFQEIIRTSDIVARYGGEEFVVVAPGSDIESGRILAERLRKGIEDRTFNTDEHPLTCTISIGVAHYNTDIRFGVDIYEDTLARADEALYAAKNAGRNRVMLAEEQHETSEGRE, encoded by the coding sequence ATGCGTTTACAATTCTTCCCTAAAACAATCAGCGGTATGATCAGGTGGTATTCCGTCTTCATAATCGGTATTTCCCTGATCTTTCTTACTGTTATGCTTATTGTTTTCACCAAGTCAGCTATATTGCAGTCCGCGCAGCAGGATTTAAAAGATCAGGTAAAATCGCATCAGACCGTCATTGCGGAATGGTTTAAAGAACGGCAGTTCGATGTAAAATTTCTTGCAGAGAGCGATAGCGTCCGCAGCGGTAATCCGGAAAGAATATGGCAGATGCTTAAAATTTTTGATGAGACCCACACTGATATCAGCGCTGCCGCCTGGGTTGATGCAAACGGCATCATCATCAACAGCAGAAATGCATCCACGTCGAAGATTGATGTGTCTGACCGTGAATATTTTATTCAAGGCCAAGCCGGAAATCCCCACGTGACCAAAGTAATCATTGGCCGTTCTTCCGGTAAACCGGTGGTTCTCTTCTCCTATCCGGTAACTCTCAAAGACAACTCCTTTGACGGAGTGATTATACTGGCTTCACGGCTGACCGCCATTGATGAAATGGTTAGAAACCTACGTTTCGGCTCCACCGGTGAAACATATATAGTTAACCGGGAAGGATACATGCTCACCGAATCACGCTTTTTGGATGAGCTAAAACAATCCGGTAGAGTTGAAAATAGCGCTATCATAGAAATTAAAACCAGCACAAAAATCCTTGAAGCGGCGCTGAACGGAAAACAACCCCAAGGAGCCTACCGCGATTACCGGGGGAAAAAAGTAATCGGGGCCAGCCAGTGGGTCAATGACGGAAGATGGCTGGTGATTTCAGAAATTGATTACTCTGAAGTAATGGCCCCCATATACTCTTTCATGCTGACCGCATGCGCCGGAGCAGCTCTCGCCCTGCTGATCCTGATTCCGTTCTCCTTACGGCTGGTCCGATCCATATCTATTCCCCTTAAAAATCTGGATGTAATAGCCCGGCAAATGACCAAAGGAATATTTAGCTGTGACTGCGCCGATGCGGGTATAGATTCCCCACCGGAAGAGGTCGAACGTCTTATACAAGGATTCTGCGCCATGCAGAACAAAGTGGAGAGCACCGTGCAGGAACTCCAGAGATCAGCTATCACGGACCAGCTCACCCAGTTGCCCAACCGACGGTACCTGATGAAAGAAGGCTCCAGACTGCTAAACATAGCTATCCGTGCCGGTCAGCCCTGCTCCATCATGATCCTCGATATTGACCGTTTCAAAAATATAAATGACACGTACGGTCACAATGTGGGCGATATTGTGCTGCGACAGATGAGTAAGACATTTCAAGAAATAATACGTACTTCGGACATCGTCGCCCGATATGGCGGAGAAGAATTTGTGGTAGTAGCTCCGGGATCGGATATTGAATCAGGACGCATTCTGGCCGAAAGGCTTCGCAAGGGCATAGAAGACAGGACCTTCAATACTGATGAGCACCCTCTGACCTGCACCATTTCCATCGGAGTGGCCCATTACAATACTGATATCAGGTTCGGGGTGGATATTTATGAAGACACGCTGGCCCGGGCTGACGAAGCTTTATACGCCGCAAAGAATGCCGGCCGAAACAGAGTAATGCTGGCCGAGGAACAACACGAGACCTCGGAAGGAAGAGAATGA
- a CDS encoding cysteine-rich small domain-containing protein, with product MENSHRFFRNISCRYFPCHETSDEASFNCLFCFCPLYLIKDCGGRYRINEKGIKDCTVCKIPHRPEGYDYIIKKIKEANKP from the coding sequence ATGGAGAATAGTCACCGCTTTTTCAGAAACATCAGTTGCCGATACTTTCCCTGTCATGAGACAAGTGACGAGGCATCTTTCAATTGCCTGTTCTGTTTCTGTCCCCTCTATCTCATAAAGGATTGCGGCGGTCGCTATAGAATAAACGAGAAAGGCATTAAGGACTGCACCGTATGCAAGATTCCGCACCGCCCCGAAGGTTACGATTACATTATCAAAAAGATAAAAGAAGCCAATAAGCCATAA
- a CDS encoding SpoIIE family protein phosphatase → MSMRLKLFILLLSFSLIPLLVVSIISRQGIQDLGHVQSSNLRADMIKILTEEMRQSAKDSAKLVQQQAVSLEFALKAIGAEAEDVLNDPPKGEPKVYFAEDFDTKGRQPDDFGPSPQYFTLSEPGSKTPSPVSMEEPVFFYPEGQKQLKQSPDLARLYMLKPDLKSYFNQAGTALHRIYITLNSGLHMAYPGHGKYPAGYDTRKRSWFTKAKEKGSIIWDKFIDASTGQQVYTLSKPIRDRKKKIIGVVSIDIQLIELLRKDDLSSQWSSAIQSFVVGPVRTKEGVGLRVWAEAGHKEANFSWMSELPNEVRYLKSSDKKSMDKMLSSISRGKSGVIRMPYNGVDSVWAFAPFRNEGSYVLITPEKVITKVPDNAAMQALILSKNLYVTVGAASLFTLLTVALVAFFGSRKILKPLQAMTDAAEKISEGDLSVHVEVQTGDEREKLANAFNHMIPKLQDHMRISKSLELAQEVHTSLLPEGSPQITGLDISGISISCDETGGDYFGYYTPPISKGTGVLLGDVTGHGFSAALLMTTGRAHLKHTSLHKEPLSVRIGEVNKLLCSDIGETGRFMTLFCLEISPDNSKATYVRAGHDPATIYNPASGEKRDLMGSPMLALGIFDESEYEEFEVDLNEGEIIFIGTDGIWEARNSGDEMFGRERLDQIIFSNAHRSAAEIQQEIIAQVYKFQDGMDQEDDITLIIIKVNEFNRE, encoded by the coding sequence ATGAGCATGCGCCTAAAACTTTTCATCCTGCTACTGTCATTCAGCCTGATTCCCTTACTGGTGGTATCAATAATCAGCCGGCAAGGCATTCAGGATCTGGGCCATGTCCAGTCCAGCAATCTGCGGGCGGACATGATAAAAATCCTGACGGAAGAAATGCGCCAGTCCGCCAAGGATTCAGCCAAATTGGTCCAGCAGCAGGCTGTCTCACTCGAATTCGCCCTCAAAGCCATCGGAGCGGAAGCCGAAGATGTACTCAATGATCCGCCGAAAGGAGAACCCAAGGTCTACTTTGCTGAAGATTTTGATACAAAGGGCAGACAGCCTGATGACTTCGGACCTTCTCCGCAATATTTCACGCTCAGTGAACCGGGCAGCAAAACCCCATCCCCGGTTAGTATGGAAGAACCTGTCTTCTTCTACCCAGAAGGACAGAAGCAATTAAAACAGTCACCTGATCTGGCCCGGCTGTATATGCTCAAGCCTGATTTGAAGTCTTATTTCAATCAGGCAGGAACCGCGCTGCACCGCATATACATCACCCTTAATTCCGGTCTGCACATGGCCTATCCCGGTCATGGCAAATACCCGGCCGGCTATGATACCCGCAAACGGTCATGGTTCACTAAAGCGAAGGAGAAAGGGTCTATCATATGGGACAAATTCATTGACGCCAGCACAGGACAGCAGGTTTACACCCTGTCCAAGCCGATCCGTGACCGTAAGAAAAAAATCATAGGCGTGGTCTCCATCGATATCCAACTAATAGAGTTGCTCCGCAAAGATGATCTTTCATCACAATGGTCCAGCGCCATCCAGTCTTTCGTTGTCGGCCCGGTAAGGACAAAAGAGGGAGTGGGACTGCGTGTCTGGGCCGAGGCAGGGCACAAGGAAGCTAATTTTTCTTGGATGAGCGAGCTGCCTAATGAAGTTCGCTACCTGAAATCCTCAGACAAAAAATCCATGGATAAAATGCTCTCCTCCATCAGTAGAGGTAAATCAGGAGTCATCCGCATGCCATACAACGGCGTGGATTCTGTATGGGCCTTTGCACCTTTTCGCAATGAAGGAAGCTATGTGCTGATCACCCCGGAAAAGGTCATTACCAAAGTTCCGGACAACGCGGCCATGCAGGCCCTGATCCTAAGTAAAAACCTTTACGTAACCGTAGGGGCGGCTTCTTTATTCACCCTACTCACAGTCGCGCTGGTTGCCTTTTTCGGCAGTCGCAAAATCCTGAAACCGCTGCAGGCCATGACCGATGCCGCCGAAAAAATTTCAGAAGGAGACCTTTCCGTACATGTAGAGGTTCAAACCGGGGATGAGCGCGAAAAACTCGCCAATGCCTTTAATCATATGATCCCCAAACTGCAGGACCACATGCGCATCAGCAAATCTCTAGAACTGGCGCAGGAAGTCCACACCAGCCTGCTCCCTGAGGGATCTCCTCAGATCACGGGACTGGATATCTCGGGAATCAGCATTTCCTGCGATGAAACCGGTGGCGATTACTTCGGCTACTATACCCCGCCGATCAGCAAAGGCACCGGAGTCCTACTTGGCGATGTGACCGGGCACGGTTTTTCCGCAGCCCTGCTCATGACTACCGGACGCGCGCACTTGAAGCATACATCACTACACAAGGAACCGCTGTCAGTCCGTATCGGCGAGGTAAACAAATTACTCTGCTCGGATATCGGCGAGACCGGTCGATTTATGACCCTGTTCTGTCTTGAAATTTCCCCGGACAACTCCAAAGCCACCTATGTTCGTGCCGGTCACGACCCGGCTACAATCTACAACCCCGCCAGCGGAGAAAAACGTGATCTTATGGGATCGCCCATGCTGGCGCTGGGTATATTTGATGAAAGCGAATATGAAGAGTTTGAAGTAGACCTTAACGAAGGGGAAATCATCTTCATCGGCACTGACGGAATCTGGGAAGCCCGCAATTCCGGAGATGAAATGTTTGGACGAGAACGTCTAGACCAGATAATATTTTCCAATGCTCACAGGAGTGCCGCTGAGATACAGCAGGAAATAATCGCTCAGGTCTACAAATTTCAGGACGGAATGGATCAGGAAGACGACATCACACTGATTATCATCAAGGTAAACGAATTCAACCGGGAATAG
- a CDS encoding phosphotransferase yields MIDALSPWGLTTQERHTDKNIPGSPERAVSRSVIEDTENRLWLMERIAGKQVETRSAIAENLLTLQKSGMDWLLPYQETKDGQVIAEVMGFPWQLSPFYESDELPRPDYVYDAQRGTELAGFIAQLREHTKGKTMQGHDRSFALIEYTRDLLATVKEREPEIFKRLEPICARLFPKMEQFPKLPKAFCHGDFHPLNVLWKGQKIGAVIDWEFSGMRPEIYDVANMIGCVAFENPGALGEGLIPAFMDGLYDNTDISDDSYESLPAYIPSLRFAWLSEWLRKKDHEMLQMELDFMELLLAVMG; encoded by the coding sequence ATGATTGATGCTCTTTCCCCCTGGGGTCTAACCACCCAGGAACGCCATACCGACAAAAATATTCCCGGTAGTCCGGAACGAGCCGTCTCGCGCTCGGTAATTGAAGATACAGAAAACCGCCTCTGGCTTATGGAACGCATTGCCGGAAAACAGGTGGAAACCCGTAGCGCAATTGCAGAAAACCTGCTGACTCTGCAAAAATCAGGAATGGATTGGCTGCTGCCCTATCAGGAGACAAAGGACGGTCAGGTCATCGCTGAAGTTATGGGATTTCCATGGCAGCTTTCACCATTTTACGAATCGGATGAACTGCCGAGACCGGACTACGTTTACGATGCCCAACGAGGGACAGAGCTTGCCGGATTTATTGCTCAACTACGGGAGCACACCAAAGGCAAAACCATGCAGGGGCATGACCGCTCTTTCGCGCTGATCGAGTATACACGTGATCTGCTTGCAACCGTCAAAGAACGGGAACCGGAGATATTCAAACGGCTGGAACCCATCTGCGCCAGACTTTTCCCGAAAATGGAGCAGTTCCCGAAACTTCCCAAAGCTTTCTGTCACGGAGATTTTCATCCCCTGAACGTGCTTTGGAAAGGTCAGAAAATAGGTGCTGTTATTGACTGGGAATTCTCCGGTATGCGCCCTGAAATATATGACGTAGCCAACATGATCGGCTGTGTGGCTTTCGAAAACCCAGGAGCCCTCGGTGAAGGACTTATTCCGGCTTTTATGGATGGTCTGTATGACAACACTGACATAAGCGATGACAGTTACGAATCACTGCCCGCTTACATCCCCTCCTTGCGCTTTGCATGGCTTTCCGAATGGCTGCGTAAAAAGGATCATGAAATGCTGCAAATGGAGCTTGATTTTATGGAGCTGCTGCTGGCGGTTATGGGATAA